Proteins co-encoded in one Schistocerca cancellata isolate TAMUIC-IGC-003103 chromosome 5, iqSchCanc2.1, whole genome shotgun sequence genomic window:
- the LOC126188578 gene encoding forkhead box protein D3-B-like: MLATRVGVAGRGGTARGERGHAHRGAGPASASAPATKSAGSARRTGGRPPHASVLQQTINIQQHLHHLHLHQHHSVILSGAGAGALPELDHHAALTSHHHQQQLQQQQQQQAHHLQQQLHVEALQQQQQQQQQQQQQQQQQQQQQQQQQQQPATQQQKGNPGVRRQEKPPYSYIALIVMAIQSSPAKRLTLSEIYSFLQQRFPFFRGAYQGWKNSVRHNLSLNECFIKLPKGLGRQGKGHYWTIDPASEFMFEEGSFRRRPRGFRRKCQALQQQQQQQACSDREVAAAWAMQGGVFATSDGNAYMKPPPLSPLPDHQPLTPPAPGPSPHDPYASYQYALQAAEHGKQFTFDLDFC, encoded by the exons ATGCTAGCAACGCGCGTCGGCGTCGCCGGACGCGGAGGGACGGCGAGGGGAGAGAGAGGCCACGCCCACCGCGGCGCTGGGCCCGCCTCCGCGTCCGCCCCCGCCACAAAAAGCGCGGGCAGCGCGCGCaggaccggcggccggccgcca cACGCGTCCGTGCTGCAGCAGACCATCAACATCCAGCAGCACCTGCACCACCTGCACCTGCACCAGCACCACAGCGTCATCCtcagcggcgccggcgccggcgcgctCCCGGAGCTCGACCACCACGCCGCGCTCACCtcgcaccaccaccagcagcagctgcaacagcagcagcagcagcaggcgcacCACCTGCAGCAGCAGCTGCACGTCGAGgctctgcagcagcagcaacaacagcagcagcagcaacaacaacagcaacagcagcaacaacagcaacagcagcagcagcagcaacagccggcgacgcagcagcag AAGGGAAACCCCGGCGTGCGGCGGCAGGAGAAGCCGCCCTACTCGTACATCGCGCTGATCGTGATGGCCATCCAGAGCTCGCCCGCCAAACGCCTCACGCTCAGCGAGATCTACAGCTTCCTGCAGCAGCGCTTCCCCTTCTTCCGCGGCGCCTACCAGGGCTGGAAGAACTCGGTGCGCCACAACCTGTCGCTGAACGAGTGCTTCATCAAGCTGCCCAAGGGGCTGGGCCGGCAGGGCAAGGGCCACTACTGGACCATCGACCCCGCGTCCGAGTTCATGTTCGAGGAGGGCTCGTTCCGGCGGCGGCCGCGTGGCTTCCGGCGCAAGTGCCAGGCGCTG cagcagcagcagcagcagcaggcgtgCTCGGACCGCGAGGTGGCGGCCGCGTGGGCCATGCAGGGTGGCGTGTTCGCCACGAGCGACGGCAACGCCTACATGAAGCCGCCGCCGCTCAGCCCGCTGCCCGACCACCAGCCGCTGACGCCGCCCGCGCCGGGGCCCTCGCCGCACGACCCCTACGCTTCCTACCAGTACGCGCTGCAGGCCGCCGAGCACG GAAAACAGTTCACCTTCGACTTGGATTTCTGTTAG